The following is a genomic window from Puniceicoccus vermicola.
ATGAACGGGGTAAGGTGATTGAGTTCGTGCGTCATCAGCCCAACCAAGAGACGCTGGAGGCGATGCGGGAGCCGACCGAGGGGCTTCCCCGGTTCGAGACGGTCGAGGACCTTTTCGAGGAAATGCGCGGCTGATGCTCCGCCTTGTCCGCAAAAGCCGCTTCAAGAAAGACTTCAAGAAGCTTCTTTCCTCGGGGAAGGACTTGGAAAAGCTCGGTTCGGTCATAATGGCCCTGCAAGCGGAGGAGTCCCTGCCCAAGCACAACCGCGACCACGCCTTGACGGGGAATTACGCCGGTCACCGGGAGTGTCATCTAGAGCCTGATTGGCTACTGGTTTACAAAGTCGAGGAAGGACAGCTAATCCTCGTGCGCACGGGCTCACACAGCGAGCTGTTCGGCTGATTTTTCCTTAGCTGCCTTGCCTCCTGTCGGGCGTGTTGTTCGTCGGAAATGGCCTTGCATCGGAGCCAGTCGGAACGCACTCTTTAAAGCGTTCCCATGGTCGCCTTCAACGAAAGCTTCGCCCCCGCAAAACCCGTCCGCAGTCCCAAAAACCGCGTCGGGAATTTTTTTGGCCAAGAGGGTGACTTGCGTCGGGCGAATCGGCTGCCAGGCCAGTATCCGTGCCAGGAAAACGGGCATGATTACGGTAGGACCGCGTCGGGTATGTTTTATTACGGCTTCAGATACTACGACTCCGAAACGGGACGGTGGGCGTCGCGTGATCCGATCAAGGAAGAAGGTGGGTTGAACCTGTATGGGTTTGTTGGGAATGATGGGGTAAATTCGTGGGATATTCTGGGGCTAGAGGATGATTCAAAAAAAGCCTGCTGTGATGTTGAGCGATTTAGTATGGTGGTAGACCGGTGGGATAAAAAGACTGAAGGTGGAGAGTTTTCGTTGAATTTAACAGTTTTATTTACGCTGATTTTAAAGAAAGGATCAGAAAAATCAGATTGCATAATTTATCAAAAGCTAAACGGAGCCACATCAATGCAAGTGAAGTTTTTCGACAAATGGATTCCATGGCCTGAATTATTTGATGATGATTATGACGTTCCAAAGAATTCTAGTTCAAAATATTGGTGGGATGGTCAAAAATGGCTTCTTCCAGATTGGGGGAATTGGGCTGGTGATAGACTTGCCACATTTAACGATGTGCCGGGCGTTTATAACGCAAGTAAGTCTAATTTTCCTATCAGGTTTGATATGAAATTTAGGACTGTTGTTGCTGACAAGAAAACAGGAGAGGAACAAGCCGATTTAGAATCGGTCGATCTTGATCGACTACAAGTCAATGGAAGATGGGAAACACATATTTAAGTTATGATTTTTACTGGAGAAAAATTAAAATTATCTTTACTTGTTCTTTCCGTCTTTGTCTCAAATTTCGTGGTGCTTGAAAATTTATCAGCACACGAAAGTAATGAGGATAGTGATTATTATGTGGTTTCCGGAACGGTGATAAGTTACGAAACCGTAGAATACATGGGAAATAAGTATTCAATGCTTCTTTTAGGGATTGATAGGTGCTACAAGGGGAATTTTGATGAAGGTAAAAATATAATAGTTTATCCTCCCGCAGGAGGGTCTAAGTTAGACGCAAATATGATTGATAGTGATTTTAGCAAAATCGACTCAGCTGGATTATTTAGGATCGAAAATGATTCCCGATTAAATAGAAAGTACTACAAGGTGACTGAGTTTTATGAGAAATCTCTCTTCGAATGGCCCTTGTCTATTCGTATTGTTGATAAAGTTTTTGGAACACCCGAATGAAGAAGAGGTAGATGACATGGGAGGAGTTGCCAGGAGCGAATGAACGCTTAACTGATTTTCCGTACCATGAAAAACCAAACCGAACAACTCACACCCACGTCACCGAAACAGACTGAAGCGAAAGTGGAAGTCATCAAGCTTGGAATGGACATTCACAAACGACAATACGTAGTCGTTCAACAGGTCGAAGGGGAAGGGCCGAAGGCACCGCAGAGGTTTACTCCGGAATCGTTTTTATCGTATTTGGCTAAATTGAGAAAAAGGGCAAAGCGTGTGATTACTTGCTACGAGGCTGGGTGTTTTGGTTATGTTCTCCACCGTCAACTGGAGGGGATGGGCATTGAAAACCTTGTGGTGCGCCCCCGCAACTGGGACGAATACGGATCGAAGGTGAAGACCGACGGACGGGATGCTCGCGAGCTGTGCAGTTGCCTGGATCGCTGGTTGGCGGGTAATAAAAACGCTTTAAGTGTGGTGCGTGTGCCGACCGAAGAGCAGGAACGCTCGCGCAGTCTGAGCCGCCAGCGCGAGACCTTGGCGAAGGAGTTGAAACGTTTGCAGAACATCGGCCAGAGCAATGGACGCTATTATGGGATTGAGCTGAAGATGAGCTGGTGGAAGCCATGCCGATGGCGGGTGCTGGAGAAGGAGCTTCCGGATTGGTTTGTTGCGATCATCGCACCAATACAAGTCGTACTTACGACAATCAATGCTCAGCTCAAGGAGGCGACGGGGAGGGAAGAACGCCAAGCCAATCGCAAGTTGCCGGTAGGGCTTGGGGCTTTGACCGCTTCCGTCCTTGATCAGGAGTTCCGGGACTACTCCAGGTTTAGCAACCGCCGGCAGGTAGCGAGTTTTACCGGTTTGTGCCCCAGTGAACAGTCCAGCGGCGCGACGCATCATCGCGGGAGCATCAACAAGCACGGGAATCCGAGGATCCGTTCAAAGTTGATTGAGGCCTGCTGGCGCCTCCTTCAGTTCCAGCACGATTACGAACCGATCAAACAGTGGCGATTACGCTTTGCCGAGCAGCCTCCGGGGAAGGCACCCAAAAAGAAAATGATCGTCGCTATCGCACGACGGTTTGCGGTGGACTGGTGGCGTATCAACACCGGTCAAATCCAACCGGAGGATGTTGGTTTGCGAGTGGATTATCCGGCCTCTTATGCAGCCAAGGCTCTCAGAGAAGGAAGAATCGTCAAACACTACGCTTAAGCCGAATCACTTTTACCGAATTTGGAACGGAGGCCTGCGCGGACTGACCCCTGGTTCTTAGAAGAACCGATCTAAAGATGGCGCGGCCTTTGTTCCTCTTGCCGATTGAATAGATCAACTTGCACTGCCAGAATTGAACGTGGCATGTGCGGATAGCAGGTTATGCCCGGCACACCGCCGACTGCATCAGCAGGGGAAACGTTCTGAACTACAACCCATAATTTGGGGGCTCATCGCCTCCCCAAACCCCGGCTAGGGGAACAATAACGAAGCAAAAAAAACATGAAATAAAGCCGACGCATACTCTCTTGACAAAATCTCCCATAGCAGGGGTCAAACGCAAAATATAAAGATTTGACCACACTCCCCTGATCCAATTTCTAGATTTGGGATGACAGCCAGACGGGGTCTGGTCCAATTATCTATGTTTTCGGATCTAGCGAATTTCAGAATATCCGTAGGTGCCCGATTCCCCCACCGAAACCCGCTTCAGCCGGGATTGAGTTTTCCGCCGACGGCCTTCGCCCCTCCCGATTCCAAACCGGAGAAAGAAACCGACGGCGTCAGCGGGGAATGGCGCGAACTTCTGCGGGCGGCCATTCGTAATCCTAACCGTGCTCAAAATAACAATCCTCTCCTCCCCCTTTTGCGAGTTTTTGCCCCCTTTGCGGCGAAACCTTCCCCGCACCTCGCGGTTCGCAGGGACCTCCTTCAACACACTGCGGTCCGACAAATCGCCGTTGGAAGCGTTGGAGGGGGAGTACAGCACTAGGGTCCTTCCCCCCTCGCCGACGCACCGCAGTTCCCTTGACCTTGAGCTATAAATGCAGGAAAAATAGACACCTCTGCAACAGGGCAATACCATGAAATCGCGAGCCAATCCTCAACCGTTTATCCGAAATCACTCACTACCGCCGCGACTTTGCATGGTCCTCGGGCTTCTCCTGTTTGCGCCGATGTGGGCGGATGACGAAATCGACAAGCCGGTTCTGACATTCTTCAACTGGACCGCCTACGTTGACGAGGAGGTCATCGATGAGTTCGAAGAGGAATTCAACTGCTCGGTGAAACAGCTCTACTATCAGTCAATGGACGACCGGGATGAAAAGATTTTGCGAGACAATGCCAAAGGCTATGACGTCATAATGGTCGGCGGATCCGATGTAGCCGAATACGCATCCACAGGCTGGATCATGCCGCTCGGCGAGGAAAATATTCCCAACTTTAAACACCTCGATCCGCGTTGGACTGAAGCTTGGCCGCAGACGGATACGCATGCCATCCCATACTTGTGGGGCACCTCCGGCATTATCTACCGCTCCGACTTGGTGAAAGAGGAGATCACAAGCTGGAAGCAAATGTATGAGCCGAAAGAATACCTCGGGGGTCACATCATGCTTTCCGACACCCACCGAATCGCTCTGGGCCATGGTTTGGTCGCGCTGGGCTATTCCTACAACTCCGAAGTTCCCTGGCAACTATCGGAATTGCAGGAATTACTCGAACAGTTGAAACCTTATGTGCAAACCACCGGGTATTTTAAAACGGACGCCAGCTCCGGTATTGTTTCGGGAGATACTTGGATGGGACAAACATGGAATGGAGACGCACTTCTCCTGCAGCAGAGAAATCCCGATATCCGCTACGTTATCCCCGAGGAGGGAAGCGAGATTTGGGTCGATTATCTCACGGTATCCAGCCAGTCGGAGCACCCGGAATTGGCGAAGGAGTTTATCAACTTCTTGCAGGATCCCGAGAACAACGCACGCTGCGCCTTAGCCCTTCAATTCGCCTCCCCCAACCGTCAATCCGCAGATTTCTTGCCGGCTGATTTCCTCGACAACCCGATCATTTATCCCTCGGAGGAAGAATTGGACTCCTGCTTTTTTCAGCTCTCGGTTTCTCCCAAGACACAGAAACGGTTGATTACGATTTGGTCGCAATTCGCAAACTGATCTGGCGGGAGGGGATCGATGAAGCTTCGGACCAAATTGCTAGGCTTTCTCGTTCCCCTGGTTGCCGTACCCCTGCTTTTCCTCGGCTGGATTGGGTTCAAGCAGTTGAGTGCCGAAGCGGAGGAAACGATACTTCGGGAAATGAACACCTTGCAGTCGCAGTTGGCCCGGGGAGCGGACACCCGCCTGCAAACGGCACAGTCGAACGCGAAGCTTTTCTCCGAATCCGGCCTGCTCAAGGATTTCATTTTTGCCAGCGAGGCGGATCGCTACCGATTCGTTTTGCTCCCGCTCCTCGAGCTTTTCTCCGGATACAACCGCGCCTATCCGGACTATTATCGAATCCAGGTGGCGTCTCCAACCGGTGAAGAACTCGCCGCCTTTGATCCCCTCGCCAGCTCTTCCTATTCCGAACAGGAAATGATCGATCCCTCTTTTTTCGAGAGGATCTCAGCGAGCAGCCAACCGATTCATGCCGAATACCGCTTTGATCCCGGGATCGACCGTTGGTCTCTTTTCGTCAGCCAACAGTTGAAATTCCTCGATCCCACCTTCGAGGATTCGACCATTGCGACACCGAGTCTGCGCGGCTACCTGATTCTTACGGTGGGCTTGGACGACCTGCGGGAACAAATCCAGCGGATTCACCCTGGCCAAACCGGTCAAAACTTTCTCACCACGCCCGAAGGAGAGATCCTCTTCCCGAAAGTCACGCAGATCCGTCAGAAGAAACTTACCGAAGAGATTACCAGCGAAATTCAAACAATGGCGGTTTCCGGGGCAGACTTTGAAGTAAAACTGGGAGATACGGCGTTTATTGCCGACGCCAAAGAAATCGAGGGCGGGCCCCTACTTGTCTCGATCCTGCCGCGGGAGGAATTGACGAGAGCCGGACGCGAACTGGGGCTGGCCGTTATCGTGATATGCGTCATCGCCATTATCGGAACCGTCGTCTGTCTCTTTCTTGTGCTGAAATTTGCAGTTACCTCTCCGCTCCAGGTGCTGGGCGATGGAGCCAAGCAAATCGAATCCGGCAACCTTGACGTCGAGATCGAGATCAAGGGAAACAGCGAATTGACTGCCCTTGCCCACCAATTCAATGCCATGGCCCGTGGGATTAAGGAGAACAAGCGTCTTCGCGATGCCGCGCAAGCAGAGGCACTGAGCAACAAGGAACTCGCCATCACCAGCTTGGAGAAAGCGGACCGCCTCAAGGACGAATTTCTGGCCAACACTTCCCACGAACTGCGAACTCCCCTACACGGGATGATCGGAGTCGCCGAGTCCCTGCTCAGCGGTTCGGCCGGTTCGTTATCGGATCGGGCCACTTCGAACCTGGAACTCATCGTTGCCGGCGGCCGGAGACTCGCGAACCTGGTGAACGATATTCTGGATTTCTCAAAACTCCAGAACGACGATCTGCGACTCAACCTAAAGGCAGTCGATGTCCGTTCCGTGTGCAGCCTCGTCATGACCACACTGCAACCGACCCTGAAAAACCGCGATATCGAACTCAGGTCGAACATTGCGGAGGACCTCCCGCTGGTCACGGCAGACGAAAACCGCCTCCAGCAGATTTTCTACAACATAATCGGGAACGCTCTCAAGTTTACGGAGCAGGGGCATGTCGAGATCAGCGCAGTTCTGAAGGGAAAAAACGTTGAGGTCGCTATATCCGATACAGGCATCGGGATCCCCGAAGATCAACGAGAAGTGATTTTCAACTCTTTCCAACAACTCGATTCGGCAGCGGATCGAACCCAGGGAGGAACCGGATTGGGCCTTACCATTACTCGAAAACTAATCGAATCCCATGGGGGTGATATTCGCGTGGAGTCCACCGTCGGGGAGGGAAGCGTATTCTCGTTCTCCCTCCCAATCGCTTCTCACCAAATCAAACCGGAACTCTCCGAAGATCCTCTGCAAAGCGGGGTAGCCAAGATACCTGCACCGGAGCCCCTCCCCGTGACGATTGATCCAGTGTCGAGCGATCCTCTCGACCTCCTGAATGGAAAAGGTCGAACGATCCTCGTCGTCGACGATGAACCGATGAACTTGAAGGTTGTGGAGAACCATTTGAGCCTCTGCAAATTTTCCATTCACCTGGCTTCGAGTGGGAGCGAGGCACTCGAATGGCTCGAAACTCCCGGAAACCAACCCGACCTCGTCCTGCTCGACGTGATGATGCCGCGCATGAACGGGTTCAAAGTCTGCGAAATCATTCGAAAAACCCATCCCCCGACGGATCTTCCCATCATCTTTCTCACCGCCCGCAGCGCTCCGGAAGATATAGCCGAGGGCATGGCGGTGGGAGGAAACGACTACATTCCCAAGCCGTTCGCTCAGAAGGAATTTTTCGCCCGCATTCAGCTCCACATGGAGCTGGCGGAATCCAGTCGCACTTTACGGGATTGGACGCTTACGCTGGAGGAGCGGGTTCTTGCGAGGACGAAGGAGCTCGAACGGGCAAATCAGAGGCTCGAGAAGCAGAACGAGATATTGGTCGAGAACGAGAATCTTCGCCGGGATATGGAAAGGATTACCCAGCATGACCTGCGCTCACCCATCGCGGGAATCATCAGTCTCGCTGAAATCATCCTGGAAGAACACGAAGATAACACCACAGCAGAAGAGCTTAAATCGATTATCGATAGCGGCTACGATGTCCTGAATATGATTACCCAAACGCAGGATATGCATAAGCTGGAGGATGGCTCCTACAACCTCCAGATCAAGGAATTCAATCTCGTTGAAGCGCTATTCCGTATCGGAAGGGACACTACGGATCTCCAGCAGAAAAAGGAATCGAAACTGGTAATTAGACTCGACGACCGCAACGCCTCGGCCTCGGACTCCTGGACGGTTCGGGCCGATAAAAGCCTAATCTACCTCGCTCTCTCGAACCTGATCAACAACGCTCTGGAGGCTACCCCCCGGCAAGAGAAGGTTGAGATTTCCCTGTCACGCATCGGGTCAGTCACGAAAATCGACATTCACAATCAGGGAGCGATTCCAGAAGAAGTGCGCAACCGGTTTTTCGACAAATATGCGACTGCCGGCAAAACCAAAGGAAATGGGATCGGCACCTATTCCGCCCAACTCATTATCCGCCATCATGGCGGAACACTTTCCTTCACCACGGACGATTCGACCGGCACCACACTGAGCATCACCCTTCCGGATCCTCAAGGATGATAGCCGGACCAAAGAGCAAAAAGGTGTCAGCCCAATTTTTCATGCATTTCCCGGATAGGTATCCCGGAGATCTCTTCTCTGCCAGTTTCTTGCTTCATGCAGGTTGATTGTTACCCACTGATTTCGAGGAGACTCTTCCGACTCAATCAACCGTGTTTATCCGCGTCATCGCGCGGCTAGAAAGCCGCAGGCGGGTAGACGTGATTTTCGTCAAGCCTCTAAAAATTCCCAAAGCGACTAGAGCAGAGCTCCCCCCCTACGGGATGGATTGAAATCCGCAATTCACAATCTCCGATAGCCCTCAGCGTCGTGCGAAGTGCCTCGCGAATCACCTCACTGGCATTGTTGCAAAGGCCGGATGCAACCTTCTCTCGAACCGCGCGATCCAATTCCGGTGTCAACGAAATGTGCATGGCTACATGCAAGTTTAACTCTTCAAACTTTGTCGATTTTGAGGTGGCGACGATCGGGGGGAAAGACGAATTTCCCTGTTTCTCCATTCAAAGGCCTCGCCCCGAATCTCCTCCTTCCCCAACAGGGCCAACATCCTTAAGCCGTGAGCGGAAACTTGACAACCGGGCAAGGGATAACAAATGTTATAACAATGGCCATAAAAACCAAAGTCCGCAAGATCGGGAACTCCTATGGGATTGTTCTCCCCAAGGAGGCACTGCAGGCCCTCAAAGTGGAAGAAGGCGCGACTCTTTTTTTAACCGAAGCGCCTAATCACACGCTCAACATCAATCCCGAGCAGCCGGGTTTCGGTGAAGTTATGCAAGTTGCTGAGGAAGGCATGCGCCGCTACCGCAATACCATGCGGGAGCTTGCCAAATGAAAGAACCTTTTTGGCTTAGCGAAGAATCGATCCATGCCATCCACCATCTTTCCGTGTCACGATTTGGTGGCACGGACGGCTTGCGTGACGATGCTGCATTATCGAAATCGCTGCAGCGGCCGCTGCAGCACTTTAGCTATGCGGAACCGAAGCCTACGCTCTTTGAACTCGCGGCAATTTATGGCTCTGCGATCGTGAAGAGCCACCCCTTTCTGGATGGGAACAAACGAACGGGATTCATGGCCGCCTATTCTTTCCTCGGGATCAACGGTTACCAGCTCACCGCCTGCGAAGAGGAGGCTGCCGTTCAAATCCTCGCGCTCGCTGACAGCCGCCTGAGCGATGCCGAACTCGCAGCTTGGTTGGAGGTGAACTGCCGGAAGAAGACGTAACGTACACCCAAACGAAATCGGATCTTGGTTTTAAACTGAATTGCCCCCCTTCTGGTCCTTCCACGCGAGCTGCTGAACTACCTTGACCGAGTGATCATTTCATTTTTCGGTATCGCCGATCCAAAGAGAACTTGGAACAAACAACACTAGTTGATGTCGGCAGTTGCGGGCCAAGGCCGGAATGGCACTAGATTAAGCCGGGTTACGAAGCTTGGTTGTAAAAAAAAGACTGGGCTGAACCCCCTCCACCCCCGACATAGTCGGGGGTCCCCCTCCCCTGCTTGCAGGGGAGGAGTCTGAATCAAGAAATATAATTCCCCTCCTACTCGTAGGAGGTGGGGAGGTTCCGCATTTCGGATCAGCCCTTAATCCAGTGCAATTCGCCCGAGGCCGCACGACTACGATCCGAGGTGGAAATTTGGTTCTTTCCGGCGTTTACGCAGTTGCTCCCGCCAGCCTAGCCTATTTCTTTGACCGCATGGCTGACGCAACTCCCTCTATCTGGCCGGAATCGGAAGATCTCCCGGTCCGGTTCGTCTTCTCCTCGTGTGGAGAATCGGCTTGTTCCGACGGAGGCATGACCCTCTACCCTGGATCTGAGACGAGAAGATGACGGCGGAGCATGAAAGACTGGCCGCCGAGGAGCGTCGCGAAGCGGACTGGAAACGCTGGGGGCCCTACCTCTCCGAGCGACAATGGGCCACCGTTCGGGAGGATTACTCCGCCAATGGAGACTCTTGGCGCTACTTTCCCCACGAGCATTCCCGCAGTCGTGCGTACCGCTGGGGGGAGGACGGATTGCTCGGGATCACGGATCGGCAATGTCGCCTCTGCTTCTCTTTTGCTCTCTGGAACGGGGTCGATCCCATCCTCAAGGAGCGTCTCTTCGGCTTGACGGGGCCGGAAGGCAACCACGGCGAAGATGTCAAAGAGTGCTACTACTACCTCGATGCGGTTCCTACCTATTCGTACGCCAAAGCGCTCTATAAATATCCACACACCGCCTTTCCCTACGCGGAACTTATCGCGGAGAATGCGAAGCGGGGCTACGGAGAGAGGGAGTTTGAACTCACGGACACTGGCATCTTTGACGAGAACCGCTACTTTGACGTGGTCGCTGAGTACGCGAAAGCGGGGCCCAACGACATTCTCATCCGACTCACGGTTCACAACCGGGGTCCCGATGCAGCCTCCATTGACATTCTCCCGACCCTCTGGTTCCGCAACACTTGGGAATGGGACTGCGATCACGAAGGTTGCTCGACACGACCCTTTATCACCCAGACCCAAGAGGGAGATTTTCTCGCCTGCCACGAGGGAGTCTCTCTGGAAACCCACCGCGATCTGGGGCGCTACCGGCTATCCCAGCGGACTGACGAGGGCGGCGAAGAAAAGTTATTCACCAACAATACCACGAATCGCGAACTGCTTTTCAATCAGCCGAGCGAAACCCCGTGGAGAAAAGATGCGTTTCACCGCTACGTGATCGGTGGTGAAACTGAGGCGGTCAATCCTCAGGGCAACGGGACCAAAGCCGCTTTCCGTTTTTCGCGGACGATTGCGGCGGGTGGCTCTGCTGTAGTCGAACTGCGACTACGGCCCGATGAGAACTCCGAAGCCGGTTCGGTGGGCGATGATTTTGGAAAAATCTTTGCCCAAAGAATTGCCGAGGCCGAAGAGTTTCACGCCTCGATCGGCCCAGACCCGGCGAAAGATTCAGAGGACGCAACGATCGCGCGGCAAGCCCGGGCCGGACTTCTCTGGTCCAATCAGTTCTATCACTACGTGGTCAAAGACTGGCAAAAAGGCGACCCCGGAAGCCCCCCTCCCCCAGCCGACAGAGTGAACGTGCGCAACCGCGATTGGAAGAACCTCTATGCGCGCGACATCCTATCCATGCCGGACAAATGGGAATATCCTTGGTTCGCCGCTTGGGATGCGGCGTTTCACATGATTCCCTACGCCCAAATGGATCCGGCCTTCGCCAAGAAACAGTTACTTCTTTACCTCCGCGAATGGTACCTCCACCCCAACGGGCAAATCCCCGCCTACGAATTCAACTTCTCCGACGTTAACCCACCCGTCCATGCTTGGGCCGCGCGGCGGGTCTTCGAAGTGGAAGCCGCAGGTGGCAATGGGGACCGCCTTTTCCTGGAGCGCGTCTTCCAAAAGCTGCTCCTAAACTTCAACTGGTGGGTAAACCGGAAGGATACGGACGGTGAGAATCTCTTTGCCGGAGGATTTCTCGGCCTCGACAATATCGGGGTCTTTGACCGCAGCCATCCGCAAATGATCCAAGGCAAACTGGAGCAGGCCGACGCGACCGCGTGGATGGCTTTCTACTGCCTCAATATGCTCGAGATTTCCATCATTCTCGCCTGCGAGCCAGACGGTACCGTGAATACCGCCTACGAGGATATGGCTTCCAAATTTTTCGAGCACTTCGTGCAGATCGTGGAGGCCATTAATCATTTAGGCGGGTCCGGCTTATGGGACGAAGAAGACGGCTTCTATTACGATCAAATTAGCTACGCTGACGGGAAGTCCTGCCGACTGAAAACCCGTTCCCTCGTCGGATTGCTGCCGCTGATCGCGGCAATGCCCCTATCGACCAAGACACTCGACCGCTTGCCTGGATTCAAGAACCGTTTCGAGTGGTTCCTCCGCTACCACAAGGACCTGAGCCGACACGTGGCTCAAGAACAACAGGAGGGCCATACGGACTACCTGCTCGCGATGGCTCCCCGGAACCGACTGCAACGCATCCTCAACTATCTGACCGATGAGGACGAATTCTTATCTCCCCACGGCATTCGATCCCTTTCCCGCCGATACGAAAGCGAGCCCTTCCGCTTTACGGTTGGCGGCAAGACTCTCGACGTCGGCTACCTTCCGGGCGAGAGCGACTCCGGGCTCTTCGGAGGAAACTCCAATTGGCGAGGCCCCATCTGGTTCTCGACCAGCTTCCTTCTCATCGAAGCTCTCCTGCGCTATGATGAATATTACGGAGATGCCGTCTTGGCCACTCTCCCGGAGAATGATTCACCGATCCGGCTGAAAGCGCTCGCCATCCAAGTCGCCTCCCGCATGGCGGATCTCTTTCGCCCCGGTCCCGACGGTGCCCGGCCCTGCCATGGAGGACACCAGCCCTATGCCGAAGACCCTCATTGGAAAGACCTCGTTCTCTTCTACGAGTATTTTGATCCGGAGAGCGGGCGCGGCTGTGGGGCGAGTCACCAAACCGGCTGGACCTCCCTGGTGGCCACGCTTCTGCGCAAGCTGCATGAGGATTCTTATACCGAATTTAGTAAGGTTTGACCGTTATGGTGCCGCGCAATTATGCATGTTTTTTTTGATTCAGGAACGACGTCTTGATTCTTGGGATTCACCGCCCTCTCCACCGGAAATTCTCCGAGCAGAGGCCCGCCCCGTTTTCCAATCTTCTCTACTCGATCATCGACGAACTCCCGAGCAGCATTGCCTTTCCCCACGAGACCTAGCAAATTCGGCCTGGTTATGATCCGACATTTGCTGCTGATTCAATTCAAAGAAGACGTCACCGCTGACCAGATCGACGAAGTCGCCACCCTCTTCCGGCAGATCCCGGAAAAGATCGAAGGGGTCGTCTCCGCCGAATGGGGGGCCAACAACAGTCCCGAGCACAAAAACCAAGGCTATTCCCATGCCGTCCTAATGAATTTCGCCGACGAGGCGGGACGCGAGAACTACCTGCCCCATCCGGAACACGATGCGCTCAAGGCGGTATTTAAACCCCTCATCACTGACATCATCGTGTTCGATTATTCTGCGTAGCGGAACACCCGACCTGATGAAGGTGTAAAGCGAAGACAAGCTGGACGCAGGGAGGACGAACCCGGGCAGACTTTCGCTCTTGCCTCTGAAAATGCTGTGGCAAGGGAAGCCTGCGGTCCTTCGTTTGGGAATCGGCCTTTCTGGTAAGTCCCCGACCCACAAATCGCACGACTCAAGTCATGCGAGAACGGAAGATTCCCATTCCTCCTACCCCTCGAATTCTCCGTGAGCTTCATGCGCTCTGTGAGAATCAATGCGTAGGACAGGAATCGAGCGCGGATTTTTGAAGGTTGGGTA
Proteins encoded in this region:
- a CDS encoding IS110 family transposase, coding for MKNQTEQLTPTSPKQTEAKVEVIKLGMDIHKRQYVVVQQVEGEGPKAPQRFTPESFLSYLAKLRKRAKRVITCYEAGCFGYVLHRQLEGMGIENLVVRPRNWDEYGSKVKTDGRDARELCSCLDRWLAGNKNALSVVRVPTEEQERSRSLSRQRETLAKELKRLQNIGQSNGRYYGIELKMSWWKPCRWRVLEKELPDWFVAIIAPIQVVLTTINAQLKEATGREERQANRKLPVGLGALTASVLDQEFRDYSRFSNRRQVASFTGLCPSEQSSGATHHRGSINKHGNPRIRSKLIEACWRLLQFQHDYEPIKQWRLRFAEQPPGKAPKKKMIVAIARRFAVDWWRINTGQIQPEDVGLRVDYPASYAAKALREGRIVKHYA
- a CDS encoding ATP-binding protein — translated: MKLRTKLLGFLVPLVAVPLLFLGWIGFKQLSAEAEETILREMNTLQSQLARGADTRLQTAQSNAKLFSESGLLKDFIFASEADRYRFVLLPLLELFSGYNRAYPDYYRIQVASPTGEELAAFDPLASSSYSEQEMIDPSFFERISASSQPIHAEYRFDPGIDRWSLFVSQQLKFLDPTFEDSTIATPSLRGYLILTVGLDDLREQIQRIHPGQTGQNFLTTPEGEILFPKVTQIRQKKLTEEITSEIQTMAVSGADFEVKLGDTAFIADAKEIEGGPLLVSILPREELTRAGRELGLAVIVICVIAIIGTVVCLFLVLKFAVTSPLQVLGDGAKQIESGNLDVEIEIKGNSELTALAHQFNAMARGIKENKRLRDAAQAEALSNKELAITSLEKADRLKDEFLANTSHELRTPLHGMIGVAESLLSGSAGSLSDRATSNLELIVAGGRRLANLVNDILDFSKLQNDDLRLNLKAVDVRSVCSLVMTTLQPTLKNRDIELRSNIAEDLPLVTADENRLQQIFYNIIGNALKFTEQGHVEISAVLKGKNVEVAISDTGIGIPEDQREVIFNSFQQLDSAADRTQGGTGLGLTITRKLIESHGGDIRVESTVGEGSVFSFSLPIASHQIKPELSEDPLQSGVAKIPAPEPLPVTIDPVSSDPLDLLNGKGRTILVVDDEPMNLKVVENHLSLCKFSIHLASSGSEALEWLETPGNQPDLVLLDVMMPRMNGFKVCEIIRKTHPPTDLPIIFLTARSAPEDIAEGMAVGGNDYIPKPFAQKEFFARIQLHMELAESSRTLRDWTLTLEERVLARTKELERANQRLEKQNEILVENENLRRDMERITQHDLRSPIAGIISLAEIILEEHEDNTTAEELKSIIDSGYDVLNMITQTQDMHKLEDGSYNLQIKEFNLVEALFRIGRDTTDLQQKKESKLVIRLDDRNASASDSWTVRADKSLIYLALSNLINNALEATPRQEKVEISLSRIGSVTKIDIHNQGAIPEEVRNRFFDKYATAGKTKGNGIGTYSAQLIIRHHGGTLSFTTDDSTGTTLSITLPDPQG
- a CDS encoding polyamine ABC transporter substrate-binding protein; translation: MKSRANPQPFIRNHSLPPRLCMVLGLLLFAPMWADDEIDKPVLTFFNWTAYVDEEVIDEFEEEFNCSVKQLYYQSMDDRDEKILRDNAKGYDVIMVGGSDVAEYASTGWIMPLGEENIPNFKHLDPRWTEAWPQTDTHAIPYLWGTSGIIYRSDLVKEEITSWKQMYEPKEYLGGHIMLSDTHRIALGHGLVALGYSYNSEVPWQLSELQELLEQLKPYVQTTGYFKTDASSGIVSGDTWMGQTWNGDALLLQQRNPDIRYVIPEEGSEIWVDYLTVSSQSEHPELAKEFINFLQDPENNARCALALQFASPNRQSADFLPADFLDNPIIYPSEEELDSCFFQLSVSPKTQKRLITIWSQFAN
- a CDS encoding AbrB/MazE/SpoVT family DNA-binding domain-containing protein, encoding MAIKTKVRKIGNSYGIVLPKEALQALKVEEGATLFLTEAPNHTLNINPEQPGFGEVMQVAEEGMRRYRNTMRELAK
- a CDS encoding RHS repeat-associated core domain-containing protein, which gives rise to MVAFNESFAPAKPVRSPKNRVGNFFGQEGDLRRANRLPGQYPCQENGHDYGRTASGMFYYGFRYYDSETGRWASRDPIKEEGGLNLYGFVGNDGVNSWDILGLEDDSKKACCDVERFSMVVDRWDKKTEGGEFSLNLTVLFTLILKKGSEKSDCIIYQKLNGATSMQVKFFDKWIPWPELFDDDYDVPKNSSSKYWWDGQKWLLPDWGNWAGDRLATFNDVPGVYNASKSNFPIRFDMKFRTVVADKKTGEEQADLESVDLDRLQVNGRWETHI
- a CDS encoding type II toxin-antitoxin system YafQ family toxin, with protein sequence MLRLVRKSRFKKDFKKLLSSGKDLEKLGSVIMALQAEESLPKHNRDHALTGNYAGHRECHLEPDWLLVYKVEEGQLILVRTGSHSELFG